The DNA region GCAACGCTAAGCTGCCTGCCATCTAAATGTGTATTGCTTTCGTGCGCTGTTCTGAATAACGAAATCTCCAAAAATTCTTAATCAAAAATATGTATACCCacataaaaaaattaacacaaacataaataaatatatatatgtttttaaatattatttggaatttcatataaaatatgaattaatatttttgcacCTCTTATCCGTTAGATCAATAATGCGTTACATTTgcttttcattaatttaacATAGATTTCAGCTTAGGAAATGCTAATATCAAGTCGGTTATTGTAGGATTGCTAAATTTTCCTCGATGATCTACGAAGTATagtttgcatttaatataaaaacagCTAAGATTAACTATGTTTTTTTCCTTCTTAAAAAAGcgttgtaatttttttttgagaaattggtttttaaaacACAATTACCCCGCCCTGCGAACTGTGTGTGGTTGGAAGCTCTTGGCTTCTTTTTTCCAAACACCCTTGGGCATATTTTAGAGGCTCATGTGACAAATTGCGCCAGCACGTGTATCGCATGCTCATTTCTGGAATATGCCAGGTCCTGTTCCCGCTGATACGAGTATCTCTTAGTGGCGCACACGCTGACAAATCCAATTCATTCCTGGCCGCCTTAcgtggcgtatacgtaatgggCCAGCAACTAAAGGTAATGTGATGGGTGCTACCTGCCCTCCACTCTGATTCCATGTTTATGCATGTACAGTGTACACTCCTCAAATTGGCCCCCACTTCAATCATTTCCAGCTGCCTCGTTATTTTTTCTGCACCCATTTTAGTTTTTCATTTGCTGGTTTCGCTGCCGGTCCATCAAGTGGAAGGCAATCGAAAAGTGGCGCCTCGCAACAAAATGCTCAATGTTCAGCAAGAAATGGCCGGACTTCACTTGGCCGGAATGATATTGTTGCATCGGCATCGGCATCGGCACCGGCATTGGCATCGACGTGGGCATCTGCATCGGCATTGGCATCGGCATGGCCATCATCCAGCAACTGGCAACAATTACGCGCGCCTTAATTgccacacatacacacactcGTTAGCAGGAGGATGCTGGAAAAACGCCAGCAAAAACAACAGACAGGGGCGGATCGGACTGGCCATCGGACCTGAAATCAAAATCATTGGTGTGAAAATAAACTAATTGAAGAAAAATTTCATTTGCAGCAccggcagcaacagcagaagCGCCACTCGAAGCACCGCATCTTGTTGCATTTGACCCGGGGTCAAGTTGCAGGCGCACACATGCCATCCCGGGCCACATCCTCGCGCCGGAACAGGAGACACCCGAGAAGGGGGACAGGACACCAGGGAGCCCGGTGCGACGTGTGCTTATTTATCAGTTGAACCAATCCCCTGCAGTTCTACACTGGCCACAGCGTTCCTCAATTCACCTTAAGTGGAATTCGCGTTCCTTTTCATCGGAATATTTGCAGAAACTAAAAAGatatcaattaatttaattgagtTCATTGACTTTGGTTCCTACAATTTCTAAAGCTAACACCAGTCTTATAGAAAATATGCATTTAGatgttttctttctttttaaacACTTGGGTATAGACCTTTTGGAATAGGATAGGAGTTTGGCAACTGTTTTATGTGATCACCCGCACCAGTGCGTATGAGCTATAagattaattaaaatttaaaattaatttttaaaataacgtTTGGTACACTCTATGAGAGTTCCTCAATAAGCACCTTTTAGGCGTATGAGAGCAGGACCTTAAAATTTTCCATAAAAATGTGCACCGCCCTAGTGATCATGCATTACTTAACTAGATTAAACCATGACAAAATTTGAATACATTGCATTATCACGTTCTTAGGAAATAAGAATGCTTGTTGAAAAATACAGCTACCCATATGTAAAAAGCATTATACTGTTTCAGCATTGTTTTCAGCCCACTGTGCAGTTGGAAAGTTCCTCAATGCCTGGCACTGTCCTTGTCGGGGCAATATTTTCAGGGAGTTGCCTGCCGCCCGGCTAACTATCGAAATGCATGAAAAACAGCGAAACGGTAATGTGCAGTTGCCATGCAGCAGTggaccaacagcagcagcaacagcagcagatgtTGCAGATGGAGGTGCCCTGAGTTGTATGCTACACTTTTTGAACAGATGCGATGGCGTTCGGGCgatagtgtgtgtgtgtgtgggcgggggcgtggcacataTCCTTGACTGTTTATTTGCCGCTGCCTACCAGCTGCCAGCGGCTTGCGCGTTTCCAATGCCGTTGCAAATGCCAATGTTGCCagtgttgctgatgttgctgttgctgtcgCGCAGttgccagcagcaacagttgcGTGCAGATAGATGGACAGGCGACTGACTGGCAGACCGTAGATATTGCAGCTTGTTTGCGCGTGAAAAGACAACAAAAGCTGCAAAAAACATACGAGTATGAAACACACTCGGCTTTTGCCGTATGCGCTTTCAAATTTTGCCCCTAATTGGCAGCCAGCCGATTGTTTTTCAAGTGCGGATTCATCGTACGAATTACAGTTATTATTCAAACGAATCAATGGTCTATATAGGCTTTATGAGCGAATCCTGGTGGGGAAAGCGTTCAAAAGCCAAGTTAAGTGTTGATAGCCATGTAGAGCACTCCACTAACTCGAGTTTGCCAAGGAGCACCATTAAAACTTGAACACCAACTTGAAAAGGTTTTATCTTTACAAGGGACTTACTCAACATACTTCCTACActtcaaaatttttaaatttagtttttttaaattttactgCATAAGTTGCAACAAAATACCTCGTTTCTCGTATATATTGTTTCATAAAAAGTGCCAGAATAATAAGATCGATTACAATAACTTATTTATCAAACAACGCAATTGGtaagtttgtttaatttatttaaattttaaataaatttgccTTTAAAACTTCGAAAGCTAAACATTTTTGATACATATTACTTTGATTGTACATAGATTGTACAAACATTTTAAGGtgttgtaatattttttcttcCGCTTTATGTAGCTAGATCTAATTAAAACTGAATATTGTTCTGGACTTCAGAAGGCAGTCTTCCCCATTTTTTTTGGCAAGTAACAAATCAAATCTTTGATACTCACGTTCGATAAGAAAGAGGAGCAACTGCCTTGGCTGAACTAATTTCTTTCACGCTGCGGTCTGAGTTATGGAGCTTAAATTGGGCATCCCCCAAGCCCCTGACAGCCACGGAGGACCACAAAATTTGCATCTCTCCCAGGCTTCGTCCAGCCCCGCCGCCTCCTCCCATGTTGTCTATATCTTTTCGCTACTGGGAGGGTGGAGGCATCTACATAAATGTGGCTTTTCATTAAAATCTAAAAGCATAAATCTAAAAAGTGAAACCAACAATGCCGGAGCAGACGCAGGCGGACATCTGCGGTGTGCACCACCCGGCTCCCCCGATTTCACAGGATCTGTGGGCTGACTGCTTTATGCCTTTCTTCCTTCCTGTCTGAATCTGTGTATATGTACCCGTGCctctatctgtatctgtatctgggTGCGGGCTTGTGGGGTGTGCGTGGCAAAAActaattgaattttgaaattcaagtcgaaattaaaaaattacaaacaGCCGGCCGCATTTGGCATCGCCAGCCGAAATAAACTGTAAAACGGAAATGTTTTCGGCAGGTGGAAATTGAAACTGATTGAATTGTAAAGTGAAGCATAAAATGCTTTTCCtccgttgtttttgtttacaaCTGCtggcacacacactcacagcACCAACCACCCATCGCCCCGCCCACCGGTTTTCACcagttgtttttatttttgtataatttatgGTTTTCGATTTTAATTTGCGCACTTAGGCGCTTATTTTATGGGAGTTTTCTCGTTTTTTTGCATATTTCGCGCGCCTTCTGTGTTTTGTCACAACATATTTTGGAAATGATTTATAAGGAGAGTCGATTGAGGAATTCGAAATGGTGCAAGTACTTAGGAAATCCATTTTGCAAATGACCCAGAAGTACACTGCTTTGAAAATTGTAAAACTAAAGTAGGATCACTTTggtcattttttttataatgaaaatgtaACAGAATCAATGAAAAAACTAgctattaataataataataataatgcatAGAAGCATTGCTAAAACTTAACTGAACTCCTGCAAAAATTCATTagttcatattttattttatcactAAATGAATATCTGCCCTCGCTGTAAGCTCTTAGACATATGCATTATGATTAGCGACCGTAATTGAAGTTTAACTGCGCGTGTAATAAAAGCGATTTCTGGCCATTTGCAACGcattaaaatcataaataatACAAGCCGAAAGTGTGAAAATAAAGACACGCGATATGTTGTGTTCCTCGAAGAGCTTCGCCCATTTCGCCTTAGAAATCCGAAAGCATTTCTCAAAACGGGAAAAAATACGGCACAATTTTTGATGAGTTGGGGATTTGGGGACGCGAAATGGGCGCGAGAAAATGTGCGAAATGCGATATTGTACCAAGGCATTAAGAACGTGCTGGCATTACCAAACCTAGACCGACTTATATGGGTTTCCACCGATGTGGCGGGGAATGTGGATGTGCTGCAGACCGCAAACAAACGACGGCGACTTATTCATTGCGCTTGCCATTAAGGTGGCTCTCGCTGCCATTTGGCCATGCCCACTGCCAGTGCCATCCCCTCACCAGGGTGATATATAACACGCTCATAATTGGTCATAAATCTGACAAATGTAATTTGTCATCACTCAAGCAGCTAGCGAACCGGGCCAGCATCACCCCAATCTTTCACAGCACCAAGAAAAAGTAAAAGTGGGTTCTCCGACTAACAGATACCTGGTGATTTATGTCGTCCTTTCGTTTTCCAAAGTAAATAAACCAATATAGGGGGTTTTCAAAGTTTAAATGCAATTTGGATGTCTAAAAGTATGGAGTAAAGTTTGCCTTACTGAATGAGTTTATTGTTCTTCTgagcttaaaatatattgttgcatacttttagacacctaaataTGCAATTAAAAGTCTAAGCCCCCGTTTGATTAGAACAGCAACGACCTTCTTATAAAGAtcttatatattaaaaaaaataaaacaataataaacttTACCTATAGTTATagctaataaaaataaaattgattgttaaaaaaaacagtctagaatgtttaaaataaatatagatAAACATTATAGGTTAAGCTCTTGGGGCATAATCACTCTTATTCTTAGAcacataaaattattttaatatttaattttttccggATATAAGGCACCCAAATCAAAACCACATATCCTTTGAAGTCCCAGGTTGGGTAGGTGAACCACCCGGGTTTCTTCGGCTTTTCCCCACTCTCTTTCAGCTTTTGGCCCAGCTGGACGACTCATGACCAAGTCGACGAGTATACTGAAGTGCCAAAATGAAAAAGGTGCTTGACACAAAATGTCAGCtggatattttttattacacaATCACAACATACTCATACCCGTACGAACGCACACTCAGACACCTTCGAATATGCCCAGAAGCTGgctgtgtttttgttttagtttCCGCTCGACACCCACACATAGACAAACAATATTTTCGGCCACTCCGCACTTCACACATAAGCCACAAAGTAGTTACTTTTTATGCTCctcactcgcacacacactcatAACCGGACTTTGGAGCCCCGATTCTGATTGTTTTTCCCAACGCTCACTTGAGCTCGTAAATATTTTACAAGTTTGCCCGGTCCCCTCTCCTGGAACTAATTTCAGCTCTTATAGATGACATACGACGCTCTTTCCGGGGCTCCTTGGCTGCGAGACCGATTCAACATTCCGTTATAAATGACTTTCAAAAGGCCTAAACGTTGTAAATGGAGTAAGTGCGTGTTTCTGGTCAGAGCATCGTCATCAGCCCTAAGTTTAAATGGCCGGCAGCAATCAATAGGCCATGATAATTTATGACGATTATGTCGGCCCAAAGCTAATAAAGTTGTCCAAGAATATGTCTTAATGTCAAACTTTGATTTTCTATTAAGGAAAGACAAGTAGGTAAATATAACTTGATGTGAAATCTTTGGTTATGTTgcttcattaaaaatatattgatttttGGTGTGAGATGTTCTGTTGAGGTGAtgaaattgtgaaataaagagtttattagcatacttttaggcagaaagatttttataaaacctTAGATTAAATAAAACCTTTGTTTATAAGCGTCGCTTTATGAAGAGTGGCCAGGGAAAGCATCCAATCGTAGTGAATCATCCATTGAAGGGTCACATAAATAACCGTCAATACTAAGAGGTAGAAGAACAGGGATATGCGAAACTCATAGCCACTCATGGAAATGTGAAGCAAGCTGGTGGAGACGAtgagaaaaatgaaatgaatgcCTGTCTCCGTTGAAGCTGTTGTAATTATCTGTGGAAGTAGAATTATAAGATTTtccaaaacaaagaaaatatttttcaaccCACGCTGGAACTGGAATTGAAACATCCCTGGTAGAACAGAAGGGGAAACGCCAGAAATATCGCATAGGTGACTATGCTCATCACGACTCCGAAGGTGGCATCCCACATCTTCCGCTGCTGCAGGCACCTCACGACTATCGCCTCACTGAACATCTCACCCAATCCAAAGTACATCAGAGCCGTCACATCCGGCTTCACATCAAACTGGATGCTGATATACTGCCAGGTTACATTCTCTATCTCCCGACTTAGCAAATTCATGGCCACCGAGCTGATGATCAATCCTAGGAGGGCAAAAATCCACACATTATCGGGTCGTCTCAGGGAGTGAGTGGAGATGAAGGCAAGAATGCTAAGAGCCCAGCAAACCAGGAGCATTATTAGCCAACTGACAGCCTTAAAACCATGAGGAAGGCATATAAATGGTAGGACGACCAGACAGAGGCAGTTTATATATTTGTTCCAGCCAATAAGGAAGCGGTCTTTGGATATAACAGGGGAAAAATTAGACACAACAAAAAAGATGGGCACCTgtcaataaaattttaaatcattcaAATCATACGTCTGACTGCTATTACAATTACCCACCATTAAAACCCTATAGACCACATGCGAATCCTTCATATTCTCATATCCATTAACCGTTTTTAGCCAAAGTTGACGTCTGGTAAACACTTTTTGCTTCTGGTATTTGCCCAGGATCTCATCGCCGCTATCCATATCCAAATAGTTTTCTGGCTTTGCGGTACCTTTTAGTAAACTTCGTTGAAAAGTAGCATGCGACACGACCACGATCACCAACAAAACCAAGGAAAAGGTGTACAAGAACACAGTTACCCGAAATTTAATCAGATTCAGGTCCGCATCCATGAGCTTCATTTGATAAGATTTCTTGGTTACTATATACAGGTAGCCCATTCCGGTCAATATAAAGGTCATGCAGGACCAAAGGGTGACTCCTTCAGCCCGATATCCTTGCATACTCAGAACCATAAGTCCGATCACAAAATATCTTATTATGTCTCCCACCATTTTTGCGAACTGCAAAGGACTCAGGCTACCTCTTTGAGGATCACATATCATCCAGGCGCTGTTATAATAAGATACAAAAATACTTGGCCCGAAGATAAGAAAAGTGATGCCAAACATTGTCATGGGTGCGAATTCAATGAGCGTTACTAAATTTGGCACAAAGCTGCAGGagaccaaaaataaattcaaaagaaaATGTCTTATATAATAGTACCCACAAGTATTTCGTCAGCATAAACAGCATACTGAATTGTACCATCAATAAACATGCACTTATCAAGCCATAAATTGATATCGTAGGTAACTTAAATTGGCAAAAGAAAACATCTAGGTAGTTTATAAGAAACACAAACGATCCACAACTACGGGTACTCCTTGCAAGAGCACAAGTCTGATTAGCATTTCGAAATAATTTCTGCGGCAGTGAACAGCGAGTCTGGAAACATTTCGTAAATCATCAATAATTCCCAAGTATTCTTGACTACTTGCCACAGTTGAGAGGTCCATAAATTCCATAATTAACTAAccatataatattttatttctgtaaaatcaaattttatttgaaGGGGCTGTCTAAGGTAGCTAAGTTTTCCTAATATCTTAAAATGGGTATTAGTTAACACTTAATCGAGATCTATGACTaccatttttgtgttttttatacAATTAAGCTTTAAACTACCTGTGGCAAAGATATATTATCATTTTGGACGGTAAATATGTAAGCATTTTTATCATAATTCAAACAAAGATGCTGCTTACTTTTTACCGAAATAATTAGATGATTCCAATGGCGTTTGGTCTTCAAGGTGCAGATGCAAATGCACTGCCTTCGAAATGGGTCAACATAAGGTTCATGAGCGATCGTCGTCATCATCGTCAACGTGACGAGCTCCAAGTACGCCGCTTATCACTCCATAGTTGTTGTTCATCTTTTGTGACTGTCCAGTCCCCAGCAGCTAAAGATTCGAATTCAGCCGTAATGAAAGTTGATGCGACACATTTGGCAAATTGCCGTCGCCTCAACAGCAGGCCTCAACGTCGCCCGAGAACATGatattttgcttttttggGCTCCAAGAGAAAATCCGAGAACTTTTCGAGCTCGTCTCAATTAGCGGCAATTGAATTATTACACGGCGACACTCATTCAATTTTCAGTGATAGGGGAACAGGCCCACGGGCAAGTGTTGTCAGAATTCTGATAGACGAGTGCGATGTCAGTGTGGATGCGACTGGATAGAGGAGTTATGCAAACACCCTACCGAGATTTGAGGATTTCGAAAGAAGTCCAGTATTTTAAACATCTTCATGAAATCATTATCACGTAATCACGTATTTTTTTATGATTCTAAACTCATTAAATTGCTGATAAAAGTTATAACAAAATTGGGTATAACAGATATTTAAAACTTCAGAACCAATTGTTGCCGAGTTCTGGCAGAATACCATTTACATAAGAATTCCGACCGAATTCAACTCAACacgattttaaaatttgtctAGTTCTTATTATGGCCCGACGAATAGAAAAATAATTTCCTATTGTGCATCTTTTCTGTTTCGATGTTATAGGTTATCAAAACACAATATTTGAGAGCATTTTCCCTTTTGGTTACTACAATATCTACAACTTCAAAAGATGGTTGTTActaaaagaaatttaaaattgaaaactgtaggaactATGTTTATTTTTCCAAGTATTATAAGATTATTAATAAGataaaattacttaatttttacTATCTATTCTATATTATTTCGAATTGCGTAGATGGAGAAATTCCAAAGTATACCTTAGTTGTCTTTATCCAATGAGCGCTATGTTACCAGTCctttgaataaaaataattgtaatattaAAAGTCTTCAGAAGAGAATATCTTTAGAAATGTTATAAATCTTTCTTTACATTGTCCCAAAAaattatacaataaaaaaagTCAGAActtgaaaatacaaaaacttgTTGATTCTTGTAAGGTTATATGCCCTTTCCTCGAAGTGAAGCGCACCGTCCCACGCATTTGCACTTTCCTCGGATAAACACGTCGCATTTGTGCCGCCTGCCTCCAGTTCATCCGCACCACTCGATCAGTTGGGATCATTTCAGAATCGTCGCGATCAAGATGAGATCCTGGTACTTGGCACTCAGCCTGCTGCTTATCGCAGCGTCCGTATTTCAGCCCATTGAGGCTCGCGGCGGAAGGGGGCGTGGCGGTGGATCGTTCGGCGGACTTTTCGGCGGATGGCGGAAGTACAAGAAGCCTTCGTCGTCGGGCGGTGGGCGGCGGGTGGTCAGCGGTTCGCCAGTTCATACGGCCATGACGGTGCCGAAACCCCCACCCCCGCCCGCACCACCAAAGCCGATGATGCCGTCTAAGCAGCAGATACCCAGCTATCCGCGCCAGCAGATGCCACCGGGCTACGGCTACGGGTCGTATCCTGGCCAAGTAGGTGGGACATATTACTCCAGTGCTCAGGCCTTGCCAGCGGGAGCGGTGTACTACGCCCAACCACCCGTGGGAATGAACCGGGGAACGGGTAAATATATAATAGACGGTCAAAGTTGTATACACTAGaaacaaatacaaatttattcaaaattatgTGAAGCTTACCAAATTAGAAAATGGTATACTGGTATAAATAGCATAGAGACGACCTACAATcatttttctaatttatttgaACCTACCAGGTTCTTGTACCtcctattttatttatttatttatttaacaaaattaaatctAGTATACAATACTAAACCTAATGGATGTTTAATGAGTGCTAGCTACTGGGGCCTTCAACTCGAAACTTGtacgattttattttatatgattAGGTGAGCtagttttacaaatttgtTAATACTTAAGATATTCTCTGGAGAGgggtttttcaaaaaatctgtTGTGCGACTTGTACCAAATATTGACAATCTAATGCTCTGTAATCGGCTGCAGGAGTCCAGGAGGTGATCTACGGTAAGATCGTCCCCGCATAGTTGGGATGTTGACCGCGTCGTTCCCGTCAGTATGTGTTGGTGTGTCTCCTATTTTAGTTCAATAGGTAATATCCATCATTAACACAGTGCATTGAAGATGTTACTAAAAAACACAATTTAAGAAGAATAATTACTTCGAGACTTCCTTTGTGGAATTCGCTTTTTCAGACAATTACTAGAAAAAGTAACTGGAAAGTTAGGTAATTTTTCATTGCTGTCGACACTTGAGACTTAAAGCCAATTTTTTAGTTACTCACTAATAAAGGAATACCTACCAAGTATAAGGGATGTCACAAGAGACGTTTTATAAATTATCCTTATTAATTAAagaataaaacaaggaagaacgttaCTCAGATGAAGAAAACAATAAGAAGATGGAGATATAGAAAAACCAAAGCGAGACTGTAAGGCGACACCTACACACGATTTCAACATATGGTAGTGTTGACGGCatacagacttaagcgttttattttagtaaaaaatgggcgccacagttttcGGAGGCTTGTGGGCCTTAGAgcaggcgtggcatattcgcgttgCGTATaaagctaaggaatctaaTTCTGATATCTCTAGGTCTTAAAGTTTACGAGATCACacagacagacgaacagaggtacagacggacagacggacatggtgatcaagaatatatataatttatggggtttggaaacgcttccttctacgtgttacatacttttccccGAATACAATGTAAAgttttactttacgagtatAGGGAATAATTCAAGGCTGCCAGTAACAAGCTTTAACCCATCAGATAAAATACAGTGACGCTATAAACCAAACCAGTTCGataatttttacattttctctTACTTTGTAAACCATACAGGAACGGGAGACTTCCTGACTGGAATGCTGGCGGGTCACATGATGAACAACTTGATGTTTGGCCACCGACACCACGCATACCACAGAAATCGGGAGGAGGGGCAGACGCCGTCCCAGGGAGATGGTCGCCAGATCATCATCGTGAACAATGGTCAGCAGGAGGGAGTTTTGCAGAATGAAACCACTATTTCAGGGGAAGCCTCCGCCGTAGTTCCTCCCGAAAATCCCCTAACTGAGGAGGAAGAGGAGGGGCAGGGCGAGGGAGAGAGTGACCCTGTGTCTAGTGAGGAATCCCCGGAATTCGAGGCGACTCCTCAACCCTATCCAGATGGTGGCATTATTTGCTTCCCCATCACGCTTAACGAAACAGATCCCGAAAACTCAGAGGCGATGCGAGAAGTGGAGCGGGTGGTTTGCTTCCCAGCTCCGCCACACAATCCGGACGATTTCCTACCCACCGTAACCACTGAGCCCCCCATTGTTGCCGGCGATATTGTTGGTGGTGCAGAGGATGGTTCGCAAGGCGGCGGAGTTGACGAGGC from Drosophila subpulchrella strain 33 F10 #4 breed RU33 chromosome 2L, RU_Dsub_v1.1 Primary Assembly, whole genome shotgun sequence includes:
- the LOC119548731 gene encoding LOW QUALITY PROTEIN: uncharacterized protein LOC119548731 (The sequence of the model RefSeq protein was modified relative to this genomic sequence to represent the inferred CDS: deleted 3 bases in 2 codons; substituted 1 base at 1 genomic stop codon), with amino-acid sequence MGGGGGAGRSLERCKFCGPPWLSGLGDAQFKLHNSDRSVKEISSAKAVAPLSYRTXVSKI
- the LOC119546125 gene encoding mitochondrial sodium/calcium exchanger protein, which codes for MFKILDFFRNPQISTRCSLPQKLFRNANQTCALARSTRSCGSFVFLINYLDVFFCQFKLPTISIYGLISACLLMVQFSMLFMLTKYFFVPNLVTLIEFAPMTMFGITFLIFGPSIFVSYYNSAWMICDPQRGSLSPLQFAKMVGDIIRYFVIGLMVLSMQGYRAEGVTLWSCMTFILTGMGYLYIVTKKSYQMKLMDADLNLIKFRVTVFLYTFSLVLLVIVVVSHATFQRSLLKGTAKPENYLDMDSGDEILGKYQKQKVFTRRQLWLKTVNGYENMKDSHVVYRVLMVPIFFVVSNFSPVISKDRFLIGWNKYINCLCLVVLPFICLPHGFKAVSWLIMLLVCWALSILAFISTHSLRRPDNVWIFALLGLIISSVAMNLLSREIENVTWQYISIQFDVKPDVTALMYFGLGEMFSEAIVVRCLQQRKMWDATFGVVMSIVTYAIFLAFPLLFYQGCFNSSSSIITTASTETGIHFIFLIVSTSLLHISMSGYEFRISLFFYLLVLTVIYVTLQWMIHYDWMLSLATLHKATLINKGFI
- the LOC119548540 gene encoding uncharacterized protein LOC119548540, encoding MRSWYLALSLLLIAASVFQPIEARGGRGRGGGSFGGLFGGWRKYKKPSSSGGGRRVVSGSPVHTAMTVPKPPPPPAPPKPMMPSKQQIPSYPRQQMPPGYGYGSYPGQVGGTYYSSAQALPAGAVYYAQPPVGMNRGTGTGDFLTGMLAGHMMNNLMFGHRHHAYHRNREEGQTPSQGDGRQIIIVNNGQQEGVLQNETTISGEASAVVPPENPLTEEEEEGQGEGESDPVSSEESPEFEATPQPYPDGGIICFPITLNETDPENSEAMREVERVVCFPAPPHNPDDFLPTVTTEPPIVAGDIVGGAEDGSQGGGVDEASNAGVPIEVANFVAARAANVEKDTI